In Nymphaea colorata isolate Beijing-Zhang1983 chromosome 3, ASM883128v2, whole genome shotgun sequence, a genomic segment contains:
- the LOC116251595 gene encoding cyclin-D3-1-like isoform X1: MAQLNLYCAENGWDEEDNSQEESFSLCSPAPLLQNLLNEQLSQERDELVSLASKEKSQKRLRLDYIESLRNDNLFASTRKEAVEWILSVIAHYSFTTHTAVLSVNFLDRFLSTLQFQGEKPWMTQLAAVACLSLGAKVEETQVPFLLDLQVEETKYVFEAKTIQRMELLVLSALEWKMHPVTPLSFIYYVVRKLGLSNHQRWEFFIRCEQLLLSLIRDYRFVHYAPAIIASSIMLSVISQLESSNPTEYENQLLGVMEISMQEEVRECLQLIKDSAVLGHIRGQKRKLPSLPGSPRGVFDAYFNSDSTNDSWASSSSSSLPEDLPEKAAKKGRMDDPQLHTSPFSQVIVDVFGAHNQ, from the exons ATGGCTCAACTCAATCTATACTGTGCAGAGAATGGTTGGGACGAAGAAGACAACTCCCAAGAGGAGAGCTTCTCTTTGTGCAGCCCTGCTCCGCTTCTTCAAAATCTCTTGAACGAACAGCTCTCGCAGGAGCGCGACGAGTTGGTTTCCTTGGCATCGAAGGAGAAATCCCAGAAACGGCTGCGCCTGGACTACATTGAATCTCTAAGAAACGATAATCTATTCGCGTCTACTCGTAAGGAAGCAGTCGAATGGATCCTCTCTGTGATTGCCCACTACAGTTTCACGACGCACACCGCAGTTCTCTCTGTCAACTTTCTCGATCGGTTTCTCTCTACTCTGCAGTTTCAG GGAGAGAAGCCATGGATGACACAGTTGGCTGCTGTGGCTTGCCTCTCTTTGGGTGCCAAGGTGGAAGAAACACAAGTCCCTTTTCTTCTAGACCTGCAGGTGGAAGAAACGAAGTATGTGTTTGAGGCCAAAACCATTCAGAGAATGGAGCTCCTGGTTCTCTCAGCTTTAGAATGGAAGATGCACCCTGTCACCCCTCTTTCATTTATCTATTATGTGGTTAGGAAGTTGGGGTTGAGCAATCATCAGCGTTGGGAGTTCTTTATCAGATGCGAGCAGCTACTGCTCTCCCTAATCAGAG ATTACAGATTTGTGCATTACGCGCCAGCAATTATAGCGTCATCTATCATGCTCTCTGTGATCAGTCAACTGGAGTCTTCCAACCCGACAGAATATGAGAACCAACTTCTTGGTGTCATGGAGATTAGCATG CAGGAAGAGGTGAGAGAATGCCTTCAACTCATCAAGGATTCGGCGGTATTGGGACATATTAGAGGACAGAAACGGAAGCTCCCTTCTCTACCCGGCAGCCCGAGGGGAGTTTTTGATGCATATTTCAACTCTGATAGCACCAACGATTCGTGGGCATCgtcatcttcttcctcattgCCGGAGGATCTACCGGAGAAGGCAGCAAAGAAAGGCAGGATGGACGATCCCCAACTTCACACTTCTCCTTTCAGCCAAGTCATTGTCGACGTGTTCGGAGCCCATAAccaataa
- the LOC116251595 gene encoding cyclin-D3-1-like isoform X2, with protein MAQLNLYCAENGWDEEDNSQEESFSLCSPAPLLQNLLNEQLSQERDELVSLASKEKSQKRLRLDYIESLRNDNLFASTRKEAVEWILSVIAHYSFTTHTAVLSVNFLDRFLSTLQFQGEKPWMTQLAAVACLSLGAKVEETQVPFLLDLQVEETKYVFEAKTIQRMELLVLSALEWKMHPVTPLSFIYYVVRKLGLSNHQRWEFFIRCEQLLLSLIRDYRFVHYAPAIIASSIMLSVISQLESSNPTEYENQLLGVMEISMEEVRECLQLIKDSAVLGHIRGQKRKLPSLPGSPRGVFDAYFNSDSTNDSWASSSSSSLPEDLPEKAAKKGRMDDPQLHTSPFSQVIVDVFGAHNQ; from the exons ATGGCTCAACTCAATCTATACTGTGCAGAGAATGGTTGGGACGAAGAAGACAACTCCCAAGAGGAGAGCTTCTCTTTGTGCAGCCCTGCTCCGCTTCTTCAAAATCTCTTGAACGAACAGCTCTCGCAGGAGCGCGACGAGTTGGTTTCCTTGGCATCGAAGGAGAAATCCCAGAAACGGCTGCGCCTGGACTACATTGAATCTCTAAGAAACGATAATCTATTCGCGTCTACTCGTAAGGAAGCAGTCGAATGGATCCTCTCTGTGATTGCCCACTACAGTTTCACGACGCACACCGCAGTTCTCTCTGTCAACTTTCTCGATCGGTTTCTCTCTACTCTGCAGTTTCAG GGAGAGAAGCCATGGATGACACAGTTGGCTGCTGTGGCTTGCCTCTCTTTGGGTGCCAAGGTGGAAGAAACACAAGTCCCTTTTCTTCTAGACCTGCAGGTGGAAGAAACGAAGTATGTGTTTGAGGCCAAAACCATTCAGAGAATGGAGCTCCTGGTTCTCTCAGCTTTAGAATGGAAGATGCACCCTGTCACCCCTCTTTCATTTATCTATTATGTGGTTAGGAAGTTGGGGTTGAGCAATCATCAGCGTTGGGAGTTCTTTATCAGATGCGAGCAGCTACTGCTCTCCCTAATCAGAG ATTACAGATTTGTGCATTACGCGCCAGCAATTATAGCGTCATCTATCATGCTCTCTGTGATCAGTCAACTGGAGTCTTCCAACCCGACAGAATATGAGAACCAACTTCTTGGTGTCATGGAGATTAGCATG GAAGAGGTGAGAGAATGCCTTCAACTCATCAAGGATTCGGCGGTATTGGGACATATTAGAGGACAGAAACGGAAGCTCCCTTCTCTACCCGGCAGCCCGAGGGGAGTTTTTGATGCATATTTCAACTCTGATAGCACCAACGATTCGTGGGCATCgtcatcttcttcctcattgCCGGAGGATCTACCGGAGAAGGCAGCAAAGAAAGGCAGGATGGACGATCCCCAACTTCACACTTCTCCTTTCAGCCAAGTCATTGTCGACGTGTTCGGAGCCCATAAccaataa